One region of Anaerobranca gottschalkii DSM 13577 genomic DNA includes:
- a CDS encoding GrdX family protein, with amino-acid sequence MKVITNNGMVEEYCYNNKLAIVKVETLTEVLIKGRDLVHKNYRLLNHPLCTSIKPYPNLYKTIIVKEGERLDFTSLDLIENAIKTAKKFCDKKMVTLSSDILRDYQLIDYGVFLETIK; translated from the coding sequence ATGAAAGTGATAACAAATAACGGGATGGTTGAAGAATACTGCTATAATAACAAACTAGCTATAGTAAAAGTGGAAACTTTAACGGAAGTACTAATTAAAGGGAGAGATTTAGTACACAAAAATTATAGACTTTTAAATCATCCTTTATGTACTAGTATTAAACCTTATCCTAACTTATACAAAACAATTATTGTAAAGGAAGGAGAAAGATTAGACTTTACATCTTTAGATTTAATTGAAAATGCTATTAAAACAGCAAAGAAATTTTGTGATAAAAAAATGGTAACTCTGAGTAGTGATATTTTGAGGGATTATCAGCTTATTGATTACGGTGTTTTTTTAGAAACAATTAAATAA